TTGTTGAAACCGATAACTGTTTCATTTTACGCGATCCTTTCCTTTGTAGGTGTCTTTGCGGTTGAATCAACAGAGCTGAATTTGCGGACAAGTATTTTGAAACATGGGAGAAACATGATGTATAGTGCAACGATCACAAATGGTGCCGCTATGAGCCATCCTAGTAGCTGCATAAATAAGTTCTTGTTTTAAGCCAGTTATATGACAACCCAAACCAACTTGTCATCGACATAAATCACGAGAGGAAACCAATATTATCTTCAGATTTGAAAAACACTGACAAATGACAACATACTAGAGAAAATCCCACTTGGAAGATACTGAACCTAAAGATTCTGGCAGGAAATGCGATGAGCAGCTTCGCATCAAATAGAAATCACCAACATCTACACCACTAAGCTAAGACAGAAGAACCTTACCGCATTTCCAATGCTTAAAAAAACATCTCGGGAAGCTTGGCCTGTGAAAACCTTCTTTAGGGCATCAGATGTTAAAGGAAAATGAGGTCCACCGGTTATTTTTTCGCCAAGTCGTAAGAAAGGCACCACAAGACTTCAACGTGaaacacattttaaaaaatacacataAGGGTTCAATTTGATACTGGTAACTggaaaaatgaataaaaatctgttttgTGTTGTCTCTTTGTATTGATTTAAGGGGTAACTTTAAAGGAAACTTGAAGTGGAAAGTAATTGGTCACCTTAGTTCTATTGGAGTAGCAATGAAGTTAGCCAACATCACAGTTGGAGCATGACAAAGAGATCCAAGCGACGCAATAGCCACTCCACATAGTAACACCGTAACACCTATCAAAACGCAAATATCCCATTGAGTGAAATGCTTTAGAGATTCACAAACACTATAATGTTCTATGAGCAACTATTCCACAAAAGAAAGTAGCACGAGAACGCACCACAGATTGGAAATACTCCCATGGTAATACCCAATGCCGCAGAAAAAGCCAGCTGCTTTGGCTCAGCACCTCTAAAGGGGAAACAAATCAAgcttggttttaaatttttacgACATCAGCACTCTCACAACACAGAAAATGGCGAGTCTTTACAAGCTACATGGTTACACAACTCTTCACAATGGTCTCTAGTGTTGAAAATAAGAAACCCACATAGCAATACTAAAGGTGAACATGTAGCACAAGTTATCTACTTGGTTCCACGAAATGGTATCAAACTACATCGATGAACAAGTAACCAACTTTACGATACATAGAGACcaattcatcaaaacaaaatatgaagagAGTAACAGAATATAGAACCTGCGCAAGATCTGGATAAGTGGTTCACTGATCTTCTTATCGAACCAAACTTTCAATCTACCTTTCGAAATCGCCATAAGAATTGTTCAACAAATTCGATGAATTTCTCAGCAAGTTAGAGACGAAGAACACTTCCAACAAGTAATTGAATCAAGACTTGAAGTTGTATGATGTTTACTGACACCTGAAGAACTCAAATCGGTTTCTCTTATCTCCACCGCTAAAAGGAACCCGAACCGGGTTCGGGTAAACGGgttaaaacaattataatgGGCTTTTAcgtgtttttttaattgggCTTTATAAAGTCCATATCACTAAACCGGGTCGACCCGGTCGTAATTTCTTCCCTCTTCTTCTAGATGCTACTATTATCGTTCTCCCGCTAGTTTCAAAAATTTGTCACCATTTCGAAATCTCTCAGAAGGCGAGAGCTCGCGTAAAGATTTTTCTCCGATCTTCAAATTCGTGTGAAGAACTGATTCAAAACTtctaaaaatttcatatatttctctgatttgattgattaggtttgaattgaagaaatccgagaagtgaagaagaagaagaagagatggaggAGTATCTACAGTATATGAAGACTCTCCGTTCTCAGATGACTGGTAATAATATTCATCTCCGCTTCTGATTTTTTCCGATTTGAGGTGAAATTTCAACTGGCGATTTGATTCGATTGAGGTTAGATGTGGAGGATCATGCGGCGAAGGTCTCCGTTGAGGAACAGATGCAGGTTACAACAATCAGTACCTTGGAAAAAGATCTCGAACATGGTTagcttctctctatctctctcagCGTTTTCGAATTTTAGAAACTTTTCGTTGATATGGACGAAATCGTACGGAAGATTCTAGGTCGTGATCTTCGTTGATATTATTGCTAATTGGAAGTAATTTGGTTTAGGAACTCCATAGATTGACATATTTTTGCTGTTAGCTATCATTGATGTCTTCGCTCagatttggatttggttgTTTTGGATCATTATGTACACAGCTTCATACATACTCTTTTTGATGAGATGTTATTCtgagttttcttattttggtaTCACTATTCGAAGCATTGTCTGAGACGAAGAGACTGAAAGAGGAGACGGATCAGAAGACGAGGACAAGAGGTGAGATATGCTCACATATACTTGAGAAGCAGAGGAAAATTTCGTCGATGGAATCTGATTCAGTTAATATTGCACAGGTATTTAATAAACTCTTATGAAAGCCATGAGTATGTCTTGTAGAAGCAGAAGTTAGTACTGTGATTTGTCACACAGTTGTATATCTTGTGCTTACACTTAGTAAACATGTATCCTTTGTTGTAGAGTTTGGAGCTTATTCTTCAAGAACGAGACAGTTTATCTGCTAAACTCGTATCGAAACGGTAATTCAGAGAACATCTCCCTATATCTAGATTGCGGTTTTGGAATCACCTGACTCCTGTGAATTTACATTGTATCTAATTGTAGTTCTAACTATCTCAAGACGGCAGAAGAAGCTAGAACCAAACTAGAGGAGCAAAAGGTTTGTTATTTGCATATCCTGTTCATGTGATCTCATTGGCTGTTTACCAACACAGTTATCTTTCTGTTGTCCTATTTTGGCCAGGGCTGGTTTATCTCCCATATGAGCAATGAAACTGGTCAACAAGGACATGTTCGTTCTCCTATGAATACTTATAAGCTTACTTCATTACAAGACACTTTCAATATTTCCATAGTAACTGAGGTTAGGATCCTTGATACTTCAGAAAAAAGAGACAAGGAATAACCTGATGGAACTATCAGATTCTGCTAGAGCAAAGCTTGATCAAGCAAAACTGATGAGATCCAACCTTCTTCAGGAAAATTCGAAGGTTATTTACTTCAGATCCACTTTTTACTATTGGTAGTTTTGGTTCTAGCACTTTGTATTTGGGATATGTGTTGTTTCCTATTTATAAACTTAGTTACTTTTCCCTTTCCAGTAATTCcttaaataagaagaaaaacaatttggaGTACACAGATTTGTCTCTTTAAGCAACTctgaattatataatttcatttcagATCAAACTATCAATTGAGAATGTGAAGCACAAGATTAATGAGTTTAAGGTAATTACCCTCTGTAATCTTTGCTAGCATTGTGATGTTGCTGTTGCATGAGTTCAGTCATGTAAGATTTTGCCCTGCATCTGATACTATACTATTTTCTGAATTCGTCAACAATGCAGCCAGAGTTAATGTCAGTGGATATTAAGATCCTAGAAGAGGAATACACAGCTCTATTGTCAGATGAGTCCGGAGAGGCAGAGTATCTCAGTTCGCTACAGAGTCAGGCTGAGAAACTGAAGGTGACACTGATTTTATATAGGCGTGATTTGATTACTAACTATATGATAATGACCACCTCCACTTGTTGTAGGGAATTTCTTACATTGCTAAATGTGGTTGTGGAGAGGAATACAGTGTTGGTTTAGATTAGGCCAAAGTTATACATGCACTATCACCATTCAAGCAGCTGTCAAACTATTATCTTAATATGTGAACAAATCGAGAACCAAAAGTAGCTTTATGTACTAGTTCTTTTGAATCTGTGGACTGGGttaattgtttttagtttgtaGAAAGATACAACTATCATGCTGTCTTGTGGCAGTATATAATGTCTTACAGTTTGAGGTTCTCTATATGCATGAGAACAGCATTTTACTCTTGATGATGCAAATATGGCCATATGGGTATAGCATTAACCTTAAATTTTTGATAAGGTGTGTGCATATACAACATTGTATATTAAGCCTCTCATTATAAGCCTTAAGACTAAGTCACTTACTAAATGCGATCTAAAAAGATTTGAGTTGTCATCCACATGTTGAGTGTGTGTTATGATTCAAACCAGAAGTAATCTTATTCTTCAGCTAGCTATTTCTAAAGTAAATAATATTACCATGTAAGCTTATATTCGGAAAAACGGTCTGTTTCCAGAGATCTAAAAGAACTTTCAGAATCAGATAACTTAACcttttaacattcattagcaGAAGCGTGTACTCTCACAAAGGGGGTATCAAACACGTTATAGGCTAAGTAAGAAGGCTATTATTTGGTGGCTCAAGCATAACGTAGCTACACCCTATCACCCTCAAACATGCGGTCAAGTCGAACTTTCCAACATGGAGATTAAAGGGATATTGGAAAAGACTGTAGGTATCTAGAAAGGATTGGGCTGCAAAGCTAGATGATGTTCTTTGGACATATAGAACTGCCTACAAAACTCCAATTGGAACAACACTGTTCAACCTCATCTATGGGAAGTCTTGTCATTTATCGGTTGAGTTAGAGTACAAAGTTTTATGGGTTACGAAGTTGATTAACTACGACATTAAGTTTGTGGGGAACGACGTTTGATTCAGCTCAATGAGTTGAATGAAATTCGTTTCGATACTTATGAGAATTCTAGAATTTACAAAGAAAGGACCAAAGCCCTTCATGGCAAAAAGATAATCCTAAAGAAGTTCGGAGAAGGTGATAAAATACTCCTATTCAACTCAAGGTTCAaggtttaaaatattttctcaaagaaaaagcaagtttttttttttttttttttttttaacatcaagATATCTTTATTAGTAAGATGAAATGTGATCCTCATGGAGGATTTGTACAAGAAATCGGGGaacataaaaatgatttacaaaagCTGAATTGAGAGGAATAGGCGCTTTGGCTAAACAGTCAGCTGCTTTGTTACTTGTTCTTGGTGTCCATTTGATAGTTGCCCTTGTGAAGCGTTTTTCCCAAACTTGAATTTCTCTGATCAGGTTATGAACTTGGAAGTTACGTGATTTGCCTGTGCTTAATGAGACGGCTTGTTGATTGTCTCCTTCAAAGATTACATGAGTGTATCCTTTTCCCCAAACATGTTGCATTGCCATCAATAAGGCTTGTAGTTCCGCTTCTAACGTGTTGACACAGTTATGGCCTGTACTTTGAGATGCTTCTTTGTAGTATCCATTGCAGTCTCTGAGAATCCAGCCTGCTTTGACAATGTTACCATTTTGACTGTAGCTGCAGTCGTAGTTGCATTTGATGTAGCCCGCATCCGGTTTTGTCCAGCCGCAGTTGGGGTCGTAAGTTGAGCGGTTGGTTGTTAGGTTTGCAGTAGTTCCTTGGTCCGCCCATTCATATGCATCCGTTACAGCTTGCTGGGCCTCTTTTCTCCATTCGCAACTTCTTTGTTGATAGACAAGGAGATTACGGCTTTTCCATATTCTCCATAGAGTCCACAAGGGAATTTGTCTTGTTAAAGGATcttatcttttgttgttgcagcTTTGCAGGATCACCTTGATTTTATCTTCTAAAGTAATGTTGGAGTCAAAGAAAGCAGAATGGAATATCTGTGTACCTCTCCAAATAGCTTGAGCATGGTGACAGCCAAAAAAGAGGTGATCCGGTGTCTCCTCTGCCATACAACATCGCTTGCACGTCGGATCATCTATTATTCGCCTTGTCACAAGAGTTGAACCTATCGCCAGTGTCTTCGTAAGCATTCTCCAAAGGAAGTGTTTAAGTTTAGGTGCTGTGTGTAGTTTCCAGATTGCCTTCTTCATTTCAAGTTGACCTGGTGGTGGTtgcaagtgtttttttttgttttcttttaaagtaaaatcaattaattagcATTATGTTTTTTCAATTCTATTGATAATGGACTTTCCTCCAGGTTCGGCCCATTAGCactctaaatattttaacaggCCCTTCTACACTATTTCTAGGGGACCGTGGTATCCGACATTTCCATTTCTTTCATGTCCAAGCACAAAATTTCAGTGACCACCGACGAGAATAACTTTGTGGCTGACGGCAACATTTGGGAGTTCGTCATCAAATTCATTCCTTCGTTTGAActtttcaattcttttttgcCAAGAATCACACATACAAGAAGAAATTCCAAGCtcgttttgttttaatacAGAGTTCTACCCACTTTGCATACAAGTTCACATGCATAGTACATCAATTACAAGGAATCATAAATGGAGATAACCAACTTCTCCAAAGCTCTCCCCAACATGAATATGCAAGAACATTATGACAGAAGCACATAAAAGAGAAGCTAAATCAAGcttgtttagttttaaaagCTCGCAGATAACACATACGAAACTCCAAAAACACCTCGTCAACTCAAAGTTGcaagaaaactaaacaaggAAATGAGCTAGTTGCAATACCTTGAAACTTAGCAGCTTCAGTTCACCATAGAGTTTTAGTATTCAATATCATCCATATCACCCATGTACTCAGCAACTTGGTCAAGCCTAACATCAAGCATCTTGTGGTTGTCTAAATCACGAACCACACCAGTTTCTTTATCCAAATCTTTCTCAACCAGATTTCCATAGACACCCTTATGCTTCCCcgataaaaccaaaaccggCCCTCCTCGTCTAGGCAATGCCGTCTCAAGCAACTCCTGATCCACCCCTTGAACCAACTCTTGCGTCTCATCCATCGTGATATCACAAGTTGTTGGtccaacaacatcaacaacctTCCCTTTCTTAAGATACAATCTCCCACCCTTCCAATCTTTGCTTACTATTCGCACCTTTATATGACTCCTAAGCCATGAAGGCTTCACTTTCCTCTCTCTTGTTTGACCTCTATCTTGCTTCTCACTGGCTCTAACTTCACTTCGACTCCCTCTCTCTGCTCCTCTACCTCTTCCACTCGTTTTCTTATCCTTCTCCCTATCATTTAACTGCAAatctttcaacttcttcaaaCACTTTTCCTCTTCCTTAGAACCCAAATCAGCAACCTCATTCACACCCACTTTCACTTCCTCTTCACTTCCAGAGAtctttataacaaaaaaatcactacCAGGTTTCTCCACAATCTTACCCTTCAATCCTACATCTCTCCCTGCAATAATCCTCACTTCTTTCCCAACAAAAAACACATCCCCACCATTAATACCTACTCCCTTCTTATCAAGTTTCACACTTTCCTTCACTTTAGCCTTCACATCAACAACCTTAGATCTATCAGGATCAAAACCTAACCCTTCCTTAGCAGTCCACTTTTTATACTCCTTAATCTCAACATCTTCTTTAGCATTCTTACCTATTCCCTTACCTGGCTTCCATCCATATCCAGCCATCAACGCAGCACCGAAACCATCCACAGGAACACTCTCAAAATCCTCCAAAGTCGGATCATCAGCAAGTGACATCAGATCTCTCCTCAAACTCTGTAACATAAGCTGCTCCCCCATAGATACTTTCCGCTCTTCAACCGCATCACCACCAATTGAATCATCCTTCACTTTCTGACGCAGATTTAAACCGTAACTGATATTATCAGGTTTCTCAGTACCAGGTAAAGGAACCTCAGGCTCGAATTCGAGTCCGGAACCTGCGTTACCAGATTGAAGAGGTAGATCgagattcttcatcttcttgtgaGGTCTCCATGTATTCTCAATCGGAGGAATAACGTATTTGGGGATGGAATTAGCTAGGGTTTTCGATGGATCGAATTCGGTGACGAACTCTTTACTAGTTCCATCATCGACGGCGTTGTTACCGTCGGCGGTGGTTGCTGTGACTTTGGGCTTAGATTTagaagggagagagaaagagagcttCATGATGaatccttctcttctcttctctctcacacgAACAATAGCCGAAACGTCA
This sequence is a window from Arabidopsis thaliana chromosome 1 sequence. Protein-coding genes within it:
- a CDS encoding E3 ubiquitin-protein ligase (unknown protein; CONTAINS InterPro DOMAIN/s: Protein of unknown function DUF2062 (InterPro:IPR018639); BEST Arabidopsis thaliana protein match is: unknown protein (TAIR:AT4G10140.1); Has 88 Blast hits to 88 proteins in 29 species: Archae - 0; Bacteria - 28; Metazoa - 0; Fungi - 0; Plants - 54; Viruses - 0; Other Eukaryotes - 6 (source: NCBI BLink).); the protein is MAISKGRLKVWFDKKISEPLIQILRRGAEPKQLAFSAALGITMGVFPICGVTVLLCGVAIASLGSLCHAPTVMLANFIATPIELSLVVPFLRLGEKITGGPHFPLTSDALKKVFTGQASRDVFLSIGNALLGWLIAAPFVIVALYIMFLPCFKILVRKFSSVDSTAKTPTKERIA
- a CDS encoding E3 ubiquitin-protein ligase — its product is MGVFPICGVTVLLCGVAIASLGSLCHAPTVMLANFIATPIELSLVVPFLRLGEKITGGPHFPLTSDALKKVFTGQASRDVFLSIGNALLGWLIAAPFVIVALYIMFLPCFKILVRKFSSVDSTAKTPTKERIA
- a CDS encoding E3 ubiquitin-protein ligase, which codes for MAISKGRLKVWFDKKISEPLIQILRRGAEPKQLAFSAALGITMGVFPICGVTVLLCGVAIASLGSLCHAPTVMLANFIATPIELSLVVPFLRLGEKITGGPHFPLTSDALKKVFTGQASRDVFLSIGNAVRFFCLSLVV
- a CDS encoding tropomyosin — encoded protein: MEEYLQYMKTLRSQMTDVEDHAAKVSVEEQMQVTTISTLEKDLEHALSETKRLKEETDQKTRTRGEICSHILEKQRKISSMESDSVNIAQSLELILQERDSLSAKLVSKRSNYLKTAEEARTKLEEQKGWFISHMSNETGQQGHKKETRNNLMELSDSARAKLDQAKLMRSNLLQENSKIKLSIENVKHKINEFKPELMSVDIKILEEEYTALLSDESGEAEYLSSLQSQAEKLKGISYIAKCGCGEEYSVGLD
- a CDS encoding tropomyosin (unknown protein; Has 30201 Blast hits to 17322 proteins in 780 species: Archae - 12; Bacteria - 1396; Metazoa - 17338; Fungi - 3422; Plants - 5037; Viruses - 0; Other Eukaryotes - 2996 (source: NCBI BLink).), which codes for MEEYLQYMKTLRSQMTDVEDHAAKVSVEEQMQVTTISTLEKDLEHALSETKRLKEETDQKTRTRGEICSHILEKQRKISSMESDSVNIAQSLELILQERDSLSAKLVSKRSNYLKTAEEARTKLEEQKGWFISHMSNETGQQGHKKETRNNLMELSDSARAKLDQAKLMRSNLLQENSKIKLSIENVKHKINEFKPELMSVDIKILEEEYTALLSDESGEAEYLSSLQSQAEKLKVTLILYRRDLITNYMIMTTSTCCREFLTLLNVVVERNTVLV
- the MOS2 gene encoding D111/G-patch domain-containing protein (modifier of snc1, 2 (MOS2); CONTAINS InterPro DOMAIN/s: D111/G-patch (InterPro:IPR000467), KOW (InterPro:IPR005824); BEST Arabidopsis thaliana protein match is: D111/G-patch domain-containing protein (TAIR:AT4G25020.1); Has 453 Blast hits to 441 proteins in 156 species: Archae - 0; Bacteria - 0; Metazoa - 209; Fungi - 80; Plants - 100; Viruses - 0; Other Eukaryotes - 64 (source: NCBI BLink).), yielding MKLSFSLPSKSKPKVTATTADGNNAVDDGTSKEFVTEFDPSKTLANSIPKYVIPPIENTWRPHKKMKNLDLPLQSGNAGSGLEFEPEVPLPGTEKPDNISYGLNLRQKVKDDSIGGDAVEERKVSMGEQLMLQSLRRDLMSLADDPTLEDFESVPVDGFGAALMAGYGWKPGKGIGKNAKEDVEIKEYKKWTAKEGLGFDPDRSKVVDVKAKVKESVKLDKKGVGINGGDVFFVGKEVRIIAGRDVGLKGKIVEKPGSDFFVIKISGSEEEVKVGVNEVADLGSKEEEKCLKKLKDLQLNDREKDKKTSGRGRGAERGSRSEVRASEKQDRGQTRERKVKPSWLRSHIKVRIVSKDWKGGRLYLKKGKVVDVVGPTTCDITMDETQELVQGVDQELLETALPRRGGPVLVLSGKHKGVYGNLVEKDLDKETGVVRDLDNHKMLDVRLDQVAEYMGDMDDIEY